The following proteins are co-located in the Nomia melanderi isolate GNS246 chromosome 1, iyNomMela1, whole genome shotgun sequence genome:
- the LOC116433276 gene encoding PAX3- and PAX7-binding protein 1 isoform X1: MLETMSLFNKPKRNIRRRHFNDDDEDNENRMEVEDTQPVKSKTKKKDKPKQTLLSFGEELEEADDGEVFKVKKSSRSKKLMKQLDHERRKKKGEEKMQVDSEQANMSIKQEKDLEIKTDDLVVKIKNTGPLILNGRAALAAGKDDYTSDEEDDEPRSHKFRRNTDKADTMKILLESGCIPDAAMIHAARKCRQKARELGTDFIPVEEQSDDKGKSRLIREEDHDRSDDDDSQDRIDMTVNTEARDKEKRREAFLASQAPIKLSDDESEHENEEEEWEAQQIRKGVTGAQIAAVQQDSMMQQQYSMGMNVNQIMGSGVPLEMVMMPAPPPPPTIHPPDPTKIVPVTPQEVVNKMRARLDSLKEVHRRHQLDQDRLEQELRQTMKELDDGEIRAPQLAQRFRYYQELRGYVTDLVECLDEKLPLVVGLEQRWLDLYSERATELMERRRQDTRDQAEEITTAARGQPIRRGPEVEARIRRATEREGRRARRRRARELAPTLPKHIDGMSSDDEVTEQQNLAFKQTKDEIDNESKDIFFDVMDEYCTLRGILTKLESWRETDRDAYMEAYVSLCIPKIISPIIRLQLLTWNPIMESADIERTKWYNTLLLYALDNKETEESLKRDPDVRLVPSTVEKIVLPRLTSIVDKIWDPMSTSQTLRLVGTVNRLIRDYPNLNDTSKQLETLFNTILDKIKAAVENDVFIPIFPKQVLDTKHQFFQRQFSMAVKLLRNLLSWQGLLGDTQLKNLALGSLLNRYLLAGLRVSAPTDALFKANMVMSTLPRAWLQGETIEHLRMFATLIQQLSEQLDQANPAHNEAWEYSKSILKIIKPL; encoded by the exons ATGTTAGAGACGATGTCATTATTCAATAAACCGAAGAGGAATATCCGACGTCGACACTTCAACGACGATGACGAGGATAATGAGAACAGAATGGAGGTGGAGGACACGCAGCCAGTTAAGTCTAAGACAAAGAAGAAAGATAAACCGAAGCAGACGCTTCTTAGTTTTGGAGAGGAGCTGGAGGAAG CGGACGATGGTGAAGTCTTTAAAGTGAAGAAATCATCGAGGAGCAAAAAGTTGATGAAACAGCTAGATCAtgagaggagaaaaaagaaaggtgAAGAGAAAATGCAAGTGGACTCTGAGCAAGCGAACATGTCCATTAAACAGGAAAAAGATTTAGAAATAAAGACAGATGATCTAGTA gttaaaataaaaaatactggACCCTTAATCTTAAATGGACGAGCTGCATTAGCAGCCGGAAAAGATGATTACACGTCTGATGAAGAAGATGACGAACCACGTAGTCACAAATTCAGAAGGAATACAGATAAAGCCGATACTATGAAGATTCTACTTGAAA GTGGTTGTATACCTGATGCCGCTATGATTCACGCAGCTAGAAAGTGTAGACAGAAAGCAAGAGAATTAGGAACTGATTTTATTCCTGTCGAAGAGCAAAG CGATGATAAGGGGAAATCAAGACTTATCAGGGAAGAAGACCATGATAGAAGCGATGACGATGATTCTCAGGATAGAATCGATATGACTGTTAACACTGAAGCTCgagataaagaaaaaagaagagaagcaTTCCTTGCTTCGCAAGCACCAATAAAAC TTTCCGATGATGAAAGTGAACACGAAAACGAAGAGGAAGAATGGGAAGCTCAACAAATCAGGAAAGGTGTTACAGGGGCACAG ATTGCAGCGGTACAGCAGGACTCTATGATGCAGCAGCAATACTCGATGGGTATGAATGTGAATCAGATAATGGGAAGTGGAGTACCTTTAGAAATGGTAATGATGCCAGCTCCGCCACCTCCACCAACGATTCATCCACCAGACCCAACAAAAATAGTACCAGTCACTCCCCAAGAAGTTGTCAATAAGATGCGTGCAAG ATTGGACAGTTTGAAAGAAGTACATCGACGTCATCAATTAGATCAGGATCGTTTAGAACAAGAATTAAGACAGACTATGAAAGAACTGGACGATGGCGAAATTCGCGCACCACAGCTTGCACAGCGCTTCAGATATTACCAAGAGTTGCGTGGGTATGTCACTGACTTGGTAGAGTGTCTTGATGAGAAG CTGCCTCTGGTTGTTGGATTGGAGCAACGTTGGTTAGATCTTTATAGTGAACGTGCGACTGAGCTAATGGAAAGAAGACGACAGGACACGAGAGATCAAGCCGAAGAAATTACTACAGCTGCAA GAGGCCAGCCAATACGAAGGGGACCAGAAGTTGAAGCTCGCATTCGTCGAGCAAcagaaagagaaggaagaagGGCTCGTCGAAGAAGAGCCAGAGAACTAGCTCCTACATTACCCAAACATATTGATGGAATGTCTAGCGACGATGAAGTTACTGAACAGCAAAATCTTGCTTTTAAACAAACGAAAG atgAAATCGATAACGAAAGCAAAGATATCTTCTTTGATGTAATGGACGAGTACTGCACATTGAGAGGAATACTAACAAAGTTGGAGTCTTGGAGAGAAACGGATAGAGATGCTTATATGGAGGCTTACGTTTCTTTATGTATACCTAAAATCATATCTCCTATCATTAGATTACAGTTACTTACATGGAATCCAATTATG GAGAGCGCTGACATAGAAAGAACGAAGTGGTACAACACACTATTGTTGTATGCGTTAGATAATAAAGAAACTGAGGAATCGCTTAAAAGGGATCCAGATGTTAGATTGGTACCGTCAACGgtggaaaaaattgtattacctAGACTGACAT CTATAGTCGACAAAATATGGGATCCAATGTCAACGTCACAGACATTACGACTCGTAGGCACAGTGAATCGTCTTATTAGAGACTACCCGAATTTAAATGATACCAGTAAACAATTAGAAACACTATTTAATACCATATTAGACAAAATTAAAGCAGCAGTAGAGAATGATGTTTTTATACCAATTTTTCCGAAACA agtTCTGGACACTaaacatcaattttttcaaAGGCAGTTCTCGATGGCAGTTAAGCTGTTGAGAAATTTATTAAGCTGGCAAGGTCTTCTCGGTGACACACAGTTGAAAAACTTAGCTCTTGGTTCGTTGTTGAATCGATACCTTCTAGCTGGTTTGAGAGTTTCTGCTCCAACTGATGCTTTGTTCAAAGCAAACATG GTAATGAGTACATTGCCCCGTGCATGGTTGCAAGGCGAAACAATAGAACATCTAAGAATGTTTGCTACGCTTATACAACAACTTAGTGAACAATTAGACCAAGCAAATCCAGCGCATAA CGAAGCCTGGGAATATTCGAAGTCCATCCTGAAAATAATCAAGCCTTTGTAA
- the LOC116433276 gene encoding PAX3- and PAX7-binding protein 1 isoform X3: MRGEKRKVKIKNTGPLILNGRAALAAGKDDYTSDEEDDEPRSHKFRRNTDKADTMKILLESGCIPDAAMIHAARKCRQKARELGTDFIPVEEQSDDKGKSRLIREEDHDRSDDDDSQDRIDMTVNTEARDKEKRREAFLASQAPIKLSDDESEHENEEEEWEAQQIRKGVTGAQIAAVQQDSMMQQQYSMGMNVNQIMGSGVPLEMVMMPAPPPPPTIHPPDPTKIVPVTPQEVVNKMRARLDSLKEVHRRHQLDQDRLEQELRQTMKELDDGEIRAPQLAQRFRYYQELRGYVTDLVECLDEKLPLVVGLEQRWLDLYSERATELMERRRQDTRDQAEEITTAARGQPIRRGPEVEARIRRATEREGRRARRRRARELAPTLPKHIDGMSSDDEVTEQQNLAFKQTKDEIDNESKDIFFDVMDEYCTLRGILTKLESWRETDRDAYMEAYVSLCIPKIISPIIRLQLLTWNPIMESADIERTKWYNTLLLYALDNKETEESLKRDPDVRLVPSTVEKIVLPRLTSIVDKIWDPMSTSQTLRLVGTVNRLIRDYPNLNDTSKQLETLFNTILDKIKAAVENDVFIPIFPKQVLDTKHQFFQRQFSMAVKLLRNLLSWQGLLGDTQLKNLALGSLLNRYLLAGLRVSAPTDALFKANMVMSTLPRAWLQGETIEHLRMFATLIQQLSEQLDQANPAHNEAWEYSKSILKIIKPL, encoded by the exons Atgagaggagaaaaaagaaag gttaaaataaaaaatactggACCCTTAATCTTAAATGGACGAGCTGCATTAGCAGCCGGAAAAGATGATTACACGTCTGATGAAGAAGATGACGAACCACGTAGTCACAAATTCAGAAGGAATACAGATAAAGCCGATACTATGAAGATTCTACTTGAAA GTGGTTGTATACCTGATGCCGCTATGATTCACGCAGCTAGAAAGTGTAGACAGAAAGCAAGAGAATTAGGAACTGATTTTATTCCTGTCGAAGAGCAAAG CGATGATAAGGGGAAATCAAGACTTATCAGGGAAGAAGACCATGATAGAAGCGATGACGATGATTCTCAGGATAGAATCGATATGACTGTTAACACTGAAGCTCgagataaagaaaaaagaagagaagcaTTCCTTGCTTCGCAAGCACCAATAAAAC TTTCCGATGATGAAAGTGAACACGAAAACGAAGAGGAAGAATGGGAAGCTCAACAAATCAGGAAAGGTGTTACAGGGGCACAG ATTGCAGCGGTACAGCAGGACTCTATGATGCAGCAGCAATACTCGATGGGTATGAATGTGAATCAGATAATGGGAAGTGGAGTACCTTTAGAAATGGTAATGATGCCAGCTCCGCCACCTCCACCAACGATTCATCCACCAGACCCAACAAAAATAGTACCAGTCACTCCCCAAGAAGTTGTCAATAAGATGCGTGCAAG ATTGGACAGTTTGAAAGAAGTACATCGACGTCATCAATTAGATCAGGATCGTTTAGAACAAGAATTAAGACAGACTATGAAAGAACTGGACGATGGCGAAATTCGCGCACCACAGCTTGCACAGCGCTTCAGATATTACCAAGAGTTGCGTGGGTATGTCACTGACTTGGTAGAGTGTCTTGATGAGAAG CTGCCTCTGGTTGTTGGATTGGAGCAACGTTGGTTAGATCTTTATAGTGAACGTGCGACTGAGCTAATGGAAAGAAGACGACAGGACACGAGAGATCAAGCCGAAGAAATTACTACAGCTGCAA GAGGCCAGCCAATACGAAGGGGACCAGAAGTTGAAGCTCGCATTCGTCGAGCAAcagaaagagaaggaagaagGGCTCGTCGAAGAAGAGCCAGAGAACTAGCTCCTACATTACCCAAACATATTGATGGAATGTCTAGCGACGATGAAGTTACTGAACAGCAAAATCTTGCTTTTAAACAAACGAAAG atgAAATCGATAACGAAAGCAAAGATATCTTCTTTGATGTAATGGACGAGTACTGCACATTGAGAGGAATACTAACAAAGTTGGAGTCTTGGAGAGAAACGGATAGAGATGCTTATATGGAGGCTTACGTTTCTTTATGTATACCTAAAATCATATCTCCTATCATTAGATTACAGTTACTTACATGGAATCCAATTATG GAGAGCGCTGACATAGAAAGAACGAAGTGGTACAACACACTATTGTTGTATGCGTTAGATAATAAAGAAACTGAGGAATCGCTTAAAAGGGATCCAGATGTTAGATTGGTACCGTCAACGgtggaaaaaattgtattacctAGACTGACAT CTATAGTCGACAAAATATGGGATCCAATGTCAACGTCACAGACATTACGACTCGTAGGCACAGTGAATCGTCTTATTAGAGACTACCCGAATTTAAATGATACCAGTAAACAATTAGAAACACTATTTAATACCATATTAGACAAAATTAAAGCAGCAGTAGAGAATGATGTTTTTATACCAATTTTTCCGAAACA agtTCTGGACACTaaacatcaattttttcaaAGGCAGTTCTCGATGGCAGTTAAGCTGTTGAGAAATTTATTAAGCTGGCAAGGTCTTCTCGGTGACACACAGTTGAAAAACTTAGCTCTTGGTTCGTTGTTGAATCGATACCTTCTAGCTGGTTTGAGAGTTTCTGCTCCAACTGATGCTTTGTTCAAAGCAAACATG GTAATGAGTACATTGCCCCGTGCATGGTTGCAAGGCGAAACAATAGAACATCTAAGAATGTTTGCTACGCTTATACAACAACTTAGTGAACAATTAGACCAAGCAAATCCAGCGCATAA CGAAGCCTGGGAATATTCGAAGTCCATCCTGAAAATAATCAAGCCTTTGTAA
- the LOC116433268 gene encoding proteasome assembly chaperone 3-like — MKNHACAIVIDGHHTDIALKIYSNRVLAVITQFKKFGTLVVVSRGTVVHELNNRTFSTKVLFGKDDIEVVAAARFITEQIDVDKPVLVSISLKNYDPKTLKAIAKAVNEIKSW, encoded by the exons ATGAAGAATCATGCTTGTGCTATTGTGATTGATGGTCATCATACTGATATTGCTTTGAAGATCTATAG taaTCGTGTACTAGCAGTTATCACACAGTTTAAAAAGTTTGGGACGTTGGTGGTAGTATCCCGAGGAACTGTAGTACACGAGTTAAATAACAGGACATTTTCTACGAA GGTTTTGTTTGGAAAAGATGATATCGAAGTCGTTGCAGCTGCACGATTTATAACGGAACAGATCGATGTGGATAAACCTGTATTAgtatcaatttctttgaaaaattatgatcCGAAAACTTTGAAAGCTATCGCCAAGGctgtaaacgaaataaaatcgtggtaa
- the LOC116433280 gene encoding GPN-loop GTPase 2 isoform X2: MSLIFGQLVIGPPGSGKTTYCYAMSRFLEKLGRKVAIINIDPANENMEYKPLVDISELIRHEEVMTHYGLGPNGALVYCMEFLEANVKWLITKVLNLKDYYIIIDCPGQVELYTHHNSISAIAEKLGQNLVRLCSVHLVDSHHCSDAGKYLSSLILCTTTMLKLGLPHVNVMTKFDEMKKFSHCLDFNLDFYTEVLDLKYLLDKLDENPFTSKYKKLNAAFVSLIEDYSLVNFVPLDVSNQALLLQVKNAIDKANGYIFGGNEPQDIQTLLACAVGAL, from the exons ATGAGTTTAATTTTTGGCCAACTAGTCATTGGTCCACCCGGAAGTGGAAAAACTACGTACTGTTATGCTATGTCAAGATTTTTGGAGAAACTGGGTAGAAAAGttgctattattaatattg atcCAGCAAACGAAAACATGGAATACAAACCACTAGTAGATATATCTGAACTAATAAGACATGAAGAAGTAATGACACATTACGGGCTTGGACCAAATGGAGCTTTGGTTTATTGTATGGAATTCTTGGAAGCTAATGTGAAATGGCTAATTACgaaagttttaaatttaaaggattacTATATCATTATTGATTGTCCAGGACAA GTTGAGTTATATACGCATCATAATTCGATCAGTGCGATTGCTGAGAAATTGGGGCAAAATTTAGTCAGATTATGCAGCGTACATTTGGTAGACTCTCACCACTGTAGTGACGCTG GTAAATATTTATCCTCTTTAATTCTTTGCACCACAACCATGTTAAAGCTAGGTTTACCTCATGTCAACGTTATGAcaaaattcgatgaaatgaaAAAGTTCAGTCACTGCCTAGATTTTAATCTAGATTTTTATACCGAAGTGctcgatttaaaatatttgttggaTAAACTGGATGAGAACCCATTTACGTCAAA GTACAAAAAACTGAATGCAGCTTTCGTGTCGCTGATAGAAGATTATAGTCTCGTCAATTTCGTACCATTGGATGTTTCTAATCAAGCGTTGTTATTAcaagtgaaaaatgcaatagaCAAAGCTAACGGTTATATCTTTGGTGGGAACGAACCTCAAGATATACAAACTCTACTCGCATGTGCCGTTGGAGCA cTATAA
- the LOC116433276 gene encoding PAX3- and PAX7-binding protein 1 isoform X2, translating to MSLFNKPKRNIRRRHFNDDDEDNENRMEVEDTQPVKSKTKKKDKPKQTLLSFGEELEEADDGEVFKVKKSSRSKKLMKQLDHERRKKKGEEKMQVDSEQANMSIKQEKDLEIKTDDLVVKIKNTGPLILNGRAALAAGKDDYTSDEEDDEPRSHKFRRNTDKADTMKILLESGCIPDAAMIHAARKCRQKARELGTDFIPVEEQSDDKGKSRLIREEDHDRSDDDDSQDRIDMTVNTEARDKEKRREAFLASQAPIKLSDDESEHENEEEEWEAQQIRKGVTGAQIAAVQQDSMMQQQYSMGMNVNQIMGSGVPLEMVMMPAPPPPPTIHPPDPTKIVPVTPQEVVNKMRARLDSLKEVHRRHQLDQDRLEQELRQTMKELDDGEIRAPQLAQRFRYYQELRGYVTDLVECLDEKLPLVVGLEQRWLDLYSERATELMERRRQDTRDQAEEITTAARGQPIRRGPEVEARIRRATEREGRRARRRRARELAPTLPKHIDGMSSDDEVTEQQNLAFKQTKDEIDNESKDIFFDVMDEYCTLRGILTKLESWRETDRDAYMEAYVSLCIPKIISPIIRLQLLTWNPIMESADIERTKWYNTLLLYALDNKETEESLKRDPDVRLVPSTVEKIVLPRLTSIVDKIWDPMSTSQTLRLVGTVNRLIRDYPNLNDTSKQLETLFNTILDKIKAAVENDVFIPIFPKQVLDTKHQFFQRQFSMAVKLLRNLLSWQGLLGDTQLKNLALGSLLNRYLLAGLRVSAPTDALFKANMVMSTLPRAWLQGETIEHLRMFATLIQQLSEQLDQANPAHNEAWEYSKSILKIIKPL from the exons ATGTCATTATTCAATAAACCGAAGAGGAATATCCGACGTCGACACTTCAACGACGATGACGAGGATAATGAGAACAGAATGGAGGTGGAGGACACGCAGCCAGTTAAGTCTAAGACAAAGAAGAAAGATAAACCGAAGCAGACGCTTCTTAGTTTTGGAGAGGAGCTGGAGGAAG CGGACGATGGTGAAGTCTTTAAAGTGAAGAAATCATCGAGGAGCAAAAAGTTGATGAAACAGCTAGATCAtgagaggagaaaaaagaaaggtgAAGAGAAAATGCAAGTGGACTCTGAGCAAGCGAACATGTCCATTAAACAGGAAAAAGATTTAGAAATAAAGACAGATGATCTAGTA gttaaaataaaaaatactggACCCTTAATCTTAAATGGACGAGCTGCATTAGCAGCCGGAAAAGATGATTACACGTCTGATGAAGAAGATGACGAACCACGTAGTCACAAATTCAGAAGGAATACAGATAAAGCCGATACTATGAAGATTCTACTTGAAA GTGGTTGTATACCTGATGCCGCTATGATTCACGCAGCTAGAAAGTGTAGACAGAAAGCAAGAGAATTAGGAACTGATTTTATTCCTGTCGAAGAGCAAAG CGATGATAAGGGGAAATCAAGACTTATCAGGGAAGAAGACCATGATAGAAGCGATGACGATGATTCTCAGGATAGAATCGATATGACTGTTAACACTGAAGCTCgagataaagaaaaaagaagagaagcaTTCCTTGCTTCGCAAGCACCAATAAAAC TTTCCGATGATGAAAGTGAACACGAAAACGAAGAGGAAGAATGGGAAGCTCAACAAATCAGGAAAGGTGTTACAGGGGCACAG ATTGCAGCGGTACAGCAGGACTCTATGATGCAGCAGCAATACTCGATGGGTATGAATGTGAATCAGATAATGGGAAGTGGAGTACCTTTAGAAATGGTAATGATGCCAGCTCCGCCACCTCCACCAACGATTCATCCACCAGACCCAACAAAAATAGTACCAGTCACTCCCCAAGAAGTTGTCAATAAGATGCGTGCAAG ATTGGACAGTTTGAAAGAAGTACATCGACGTCATCAATTAGATCAGGATCGTTTAGAACAAGAATTAAGACAGACTATGAAAGAACTGGACGATGGCGAAATTCGCGCACCACAGCTTGCACAGCGCTTCAGATATTACCAAGAGTTGCGTGGGTATGTCACTGACTTGGTAGAGTGTCTTGATGAGAAG CTGCCTCTGGTTGTTGGATTGGAGCAACGTTGGTTAGATCTTTATAGTGAACGTGCGACTGAGCTAATGGAAAGAAGACGACAGGACACGAGAGATCAAGCCGAAGAAATTACTACAGCTGCAA GAGGCCAGCCAATACGAAGGGGACCAGAAGTTGAAGCTCGCATTCGTCGAGCAAcagaaagagaaggaagaagGGCTCGTCGAAGAAGAGCCAGAGAACTAGCTCCTACATTACCCAAACATATTGATGGAATGTCTAGCGACGATGAAGTTACTGAACAGCAAAATCTTGCTTTTAAACAAACGAAAG atgAAATCGATAACGAAAGCAAAGATATCTTCTTTGATGTAATGGACGAGTACTGCACATTGAGAGGAATACTAACAAAGTTGGAGTCTTGGAGAGAAACGGATAGAGATGCTTATATGGAGGCTTACGTTTCTTTATGTATACCTAAAATCATATCTCCTATCATTAGATTACAGTTACTTACATGGAATCCAATTATG GAGAGCGCTGACATAGAAAGAACGAAGTGGTACAACACACTATTGTTGTATGCGTTAGATAATAAAGAAACTGAGGAATCGCTTAAAAGGGATCCAGATGTTAGATTGGTACCGTCAACGgtggaaaaaattgtattacctAGACTGACAT CTATAGTCGACAAAATATGGGATCCAATGTCAACGTCACAGACATTACGACTCGTAGGCACAGTGAATCGTCTTATTAGAGACTACCCGAATTTAAATGATACCAGTAAACAATTAGAAACACTATTTAATACCATATTAGACAAAATTAAAGCAGCAGTAGAGAATGATGTTTTTATACCAATTTTTCCGAAACA agtTCTGGACACTaaacatcaattttttcaaAGGCAGTTCTCGATGGCAGTTAAGCTGTTGAGAAATTTATTAAGCTGGCAAGGTCTTCTCGGTGACACACAGTTGAAAAACTTAGCTCTTGGTTCGTTGTTGAATCGATACCTTCTAGCTGGTTTGAGAGTTTCTGCTCCAACTGATGCTTTGTTCAAAGCAAACATG GTAATGAGTACATTGCCCCGTGCATGGTTGCAAGGCGAAACAATAGAACATCTAAGAATGTTTGCTACGCTTATACAACAACTTAGTGAACAATTAGACCAAGCAAATCCAGCGCATAA CGAAGCCTGGGAATATTCGAAGTCCATCCTGAAAATAATCAAGCCTTTGTAA
- the LOC116433280 gene encoding GPN-loop GTPase 2 isoform X1 — protein sequence MSLIFGQLVIGPPGSGKTTYCYAMSRFLEKLGRKVAIINIDPANENMEYKPLVDISELIRHEEVMTHYGLGPNGALVYCMEFLEANVKWLITKVLNLKDYYIIIDCPGQVELYTHHNSISAIAEKLGQNLVRLCSVHLVDSHHCSDAGKYLSSLILCTTTMLKLGLPHVNVMTKFDEMKKFSHCLDFNLDFYTEVLDLKYLLDKLDENPFTSKYKKLNAAFVSLIEDYSLVNFVPLDVSNQALLLQVKNAIDKANGYIFGGNEPQDIQTLLACAVGAVSETEKMSTIDSYFE from the exons ATGAGTTTAATTTTTGGCCAACTAGTCATTGGTCCACCCGGAAGTGGAAAAACTACGTACTGTTATGCTATGTCAAGATTTTTGGAGAAACTGGGTAGAAAAGttgctattattaatattg atcCAGCAAACGAAAACATGGAATACAAACCACTAGTAGATATATCTGAACTAATAAGACATGAAGAAGTAATGACACATTACGGGCTTGGACCAAATGGAGCTTTGGTTTATTGTATGGAATTCTTGGAAGCTAATGTGAAATGGCTAATTACgaaagttttaaatttaaaggattacTATATCATTATTGATTGTCCAGGACAA GTTGAGTTATATACGCATCATAATTCGATCAGTGCGATTGCTGAGAAATTGGGGCAAAATTTAGTCAGATTATGCAGCGTACATTTGGTAGACTCTCACCACTGTAGTGACGCTG GTAAATATTTATCCTCTTTAATTCTTTGCACCACAACCATGTTAAAGCTAGGTTTACCTCATGTCAACGTTATGAcaaaattcgatgaaatgaaAAAGTTCAGTCACTGCCTAGATTTTAATCTAGATTTTTATACCGAAGTGctcgatttaaaatatttgttggaTAAACTGGATGAGAACCCATTTACGTCAAA GTACAAAAAACTGAATGCAGCTTTCGTGTCGCTGATAGAAGATTATAGTCTCGTCAATTTCGTACCATTGGATGTTTCTAATCAAGCGTTGTTATTAcaagtgaaaaatgcaatagaCAAAGCTAACGGTTATATCTTTGGTGGGAACGAACCTCAAGATATACAAACTCTACTCGCATGTGCCGTTGGAGCAGTAAGTGAAACTGAAAAAATGTCTACGATAGATTCGTATTTTGAATAA